A window of Bacillus toyonensis BCT-7112 genomic DNA:
TCATAAATATTAATTCCAGCCTCATGTAACATCCATTCAATATGAACACCATACCCTGATGTTGGATCATTGACAAATACATGTGTAACGGCTCCGATTACTTTCCCGTTTTGTACAATTGGACTTCCACTCATCCCTTGTACGATACCACCTGTTTTTGCTAATAAACGCTTATCTGTTACTTTTATTACCATACCTTTTGTAGCTGGAAATTTTTGCGGTACCGTACTAACAACTTCAATATCAAATGCTTCTACTTTATCTTGATCAATAACTGTTAATATTTTTGCCGGTCCTTCTTTTACTTGATGAGATAATGCGATAGGCATTGCTTTATCCATTACGCCGTTTGTCATATTTGTATTTAATTTTCCAAAAATACCATACGGACTATTTATTGTAATATTGCCAATCACTTCACGATCTGGTGAGAACCTTGCTAACTTCTCTCCTGGATTCCCATGACTACCTCTTTCAATCGATGTAACTGTCGAACGCATAATTTGTCCATCTTCAACTTGAATCGGCTTTTTCGTATCATTATCAGAAATGACATGACCCAGTGCTCCGTATTTCATAGAATCTGGATGAACAAATGTCATTGTTCCGATTCCAGCTGCCGAATCACGAATATATAAGCCAATACGATAAGACGATTCCCCACTGTCTTTTTGTGGTGTTAATTTCGTGCGAATGTATTTTCCATCTCTTAACAAAACAAGGTTAAGTGGTTCACCTGTTTCACCACTACTATGAATAAATGGTGCGACATCACTCATTCTTTCAATTGTTTTACCATTAATTTCAGTAATCATATCTCCAATTTGCACACCAGCTGTTTCACCAGGAGATATTTTACCTTTTTCAGTTTGAATTAAATGATGGCCTACAACAAGTACACCTTTTGTGTTTAATTTCACACCAATTGATTGTCCACCTGGAATAACTTTAAAATCTTTTAATACTTTCACATTTACTTTTTTTACTGGAAAACCAGCGATTTGGAACACCATGTCCGCTTCACCATTTTGATGAGAATTTACCATAAGTCCTTGTTTTTGTTCATTCGAACTCACTGTAAATACATGGCTATTTGTAGATGAAGCTTTAAAAACTGGTAATGAAGCTATTTCTGATTGTTGTCCTTCAAAAACAACAAGTTGCTTCGGGGATGAAATAAACGTCCGAAGCGGCTTAAAACATCCAATAAAAACTAAAGAAACAAGGAGACAAAGACCTATTATTTTTCGAAATCTTTCTAATTTCAATTTGTTCACTCTCCTCGCTCCTACCCCACATTCAGCCTCTTGGCTTCACTTTTTAATCTCTCCTTGCAGTGCTTTATTTATAACCGGAAGAATTAAGAAATCTTCATTTGAGAAAAAAAGCTATCCATTACTGGATAGCCTCTGCTGTCTGTTTAAAATGATGCGCTTGCGTAAGTAACTCTTTCGCATGTTCTGTCGTTAAATCTGTAATTTCCACACCAGAAATCATTCGAGCTATTTCTGTTACTTTATCCTCCATAGTTAAAACGGTAACTGATGTAATTGTCCGATCATTCGCTACCTGTTTTCGAATAAATAAATGCGAATCCGCCATTGAAGCTACTTGAGGTAAGTGCGTAATACAAAGCACTTGTGAGTTTACTGATACACGATAAATTTTTTCCGCAATAGCCTGTGCAACTCGACCACTCACACCAGTATCCACTTCATCAAAAATAACAGATGCAATACCTTGATGTTTAGAAAAAATACTTTTTAAAGCTAAAATAATACGAGATAACTCTCCACCTGAAGCGACCTTTGAAAGTGGTTTTAACGGTTCACCGGGATTCGTTGAAATATAAAACTCCACGTGATCATAGCCGTCCGCCGTAAGGCGCACCGGTGCGCCTTCCACAAGAGGTTCTTCTGCATTTCCTTCTCTCTTCATGATTCTCACTTCAAATTTCGTTTTTTCCATATATAGTTCTTTTAATTCTTGATGAATAGCATTTGTAAGATGCTCTGCAAGTTCATGACGCATATTACTTAACAACGTTGCTTCTTTCAGAATAACACTTTCTAATTCCTTTAACTGCTTCTTCGTCGTTTCAATATGAACGTCTTTATTTTCAATCGTAAAAATTTCTTGCTCAATTTTATCAGCATACGCTAAAATCTCTTCTACATTATTTCCATATTTTCTCTTTAGCATACGAATTTCATTTAAACGTGTTTCAATTTCATCTAGACGATTCGGATCATATTCCATCATATCGAGATTTTCTCTAAGTTGATACGCAACTTCTTCTAATAAGTAATAGCTATTTGCAATTGAATCATGATTTTCTTGATATACTTCATCTAAATGTGTAATACTCTCCATTTGTCCCATTGCACTTCTTACATTATCTAATCCTTGTCCGTCAGCACTTAACGAACGATATGCATCACCTAACGCTTTATAAATCTTTTCAAAATTAGAAATTTGCAATCGTTCCTCATTTAATTCATTTTCTTCATCCTTCTTTAAATCAGCCTTACGGATTTCTTCATGCTGAAATTGAATTAAATCTAAGCGATGTGCCATTTGTTGTTCATTTTCACTTAACGATTTCAATTGTTTTTTTAATTTCTCATAGTCAGCGTAAACAGTTTGATATATATCCAACTGTTTAACAATACGCTCCCCATCAAAATGATCGAGCATAAACAGATGTCGCTCTTCATTCATTAAGTCTTGCGTTTCGTGCTGTCCATGAATATCAACAAGCGTTTTGCCAATCTCTTTTAATATACTAAGGGTGACAAGTTTCCCATTTACACGACATACACTTTTTCCGTTTGCAGCAATATCACGCTTCAAAATAATCATGCCGTCTTCTATTTCTATATCTAACTCTTCTGCCTTTTCAATACATGGATGCTTGTCGTCTTCCACATAAAATAACCCTTCTATCTCAGCTTTTTCTGTTCCGTATCGAACAAATTCCGCTGAACCACGGCCACCTACAAGTAAACTAATCGCATCAATAATAATCGATTTTCCAGCTCCTGTTTCACCACTTAAAACTGTTAAACCTTTTTGAAAAGAAATATTTAATGCCTCAATAATAGCAAAGTTTCTAATCGATAATTCCGATAACAATGCCCCATTCACCTCGTTATAAACTAATCCCCTACTAAGGGCTTTTCTCAGTTCTTTATTCAAATAGTCATACTATATGTTTGTATGTACTCTTCTAACCCGCTCCATTGTACCAAACATTCGTTTTACGGGTCAATCCACCTATTTTCTAATTTTATTCAAACAAAATATTATATTACAATTAAAAATTCACATTTTTAACCGCTAAAAAAATCCTGTTCACTTTCCACTTTACAGAGGAAAGCAAACAAGATTTTTTTGTTACAACATATTTAAGAAACGATCAGAGACAACACCTGTATCCTCAGGTGTACGGCAAATAATTAAGCAAGTATCATCACCACAGATGGTTCCGATGATCTCATCCCACTCTAAATGATCAATAAGTGCTCCAAGTGAATGAGCGTTACCAGGCAATGTTTTTAGCACAAGCATATGTCCTGCCGTGTCTAATTTTACAAATGAATCCACTAGATTTCGTTTTAATTTTTGTAACGGGTTAAACCGTTGATCTGCTGGCAAGCTATATTTATAGCGACCATCATGTAATGGCACCTTCACTAAGTGCAGTTCTTTAATATCGCGCGATACTGTTGCTTGCGTTACATTAAATCCCTCATTACGTAAAATATCAACTAATTCATCTTGTGTTTCGATTTCTTTGTTCGCAATAATTTCCCTGATTTTAATATGGCGCTGACCTTTATTCATACATTTGCACCTCACACTATCTCTTACCATAGTTTAAACATTGGTATACTTCACTTATTTATGTTAACTTATAATTCGTTACTTGTACACAATTGTTTTTACAATCATTATACAATTACAGCAAAAAGAGGAACAACATATGTTATTCCCCTTTTCCTTTTTGTTTTAGAACGTCATGCGCTTCTGTAACAACTTGCTCAATAGAAATTGGAGAATGATTTTTGCCACTCTCATCACGTTCACCATGCCATTTTAAATGAATTAAGAATTCAATATTACCGTCTCCACCCGTAATCGGTGAGAATGTTAAACCTTCTACATCATAGCCTTCTTTTAAAGCAAAATCGACAATCATTTCTACGACAGCTTCATGCACTTTTCTATCACGAACAATGCCTTTTTTCCCAACTTGCTCTCTTCCAGCTTCAAACTGCGGTTTAATTAACGCTGCTACATCACCGTTAAGCATAAGCATTGTTTTTAAAACTGGCAGTATTAGTTTTAATGATATAAATGAAACATCTATACTAGCAAATTGTGGTAAACCACGCTCTAAGTCTGCTGGTGTCACGTAACGGAAATTTGTACGTTCCATTACGACAACACGCTCATCTTGACGCAATTTCCACGCCAATTGATTATATCCTACATCTAATGCATAAGATAGTTTCGCTCCATTTTGAAGCGCACAATCTGTAAAGCCACCAGTTGATGAACCAATATCTATCATAACTTTATCTTGTAAATCTAGATGAAATGTCTCCAGTGCCTTTTCAAGTTTATAACCACCACGGCTTACATACGGCATAACTTGTCCCTTTACCGTAATCTCTGTATCTTGTGGGATCTTCTCTCCTGGCTTATCGAGTCTCATCTCATTCGCATATACGAGTCCAGCCATAATAGCACGTTTCGCTTTCTCACGTGTTTCTATAAGCCCTCGCTCTACTAATAGTACATCTACTCTTTCTTTTTTTGCACTCATTTGTTACGCCCTTTTTTGTTTTGATGGAATCATTGTATGAATACGGTCTACAACAGCATCTGTCGTTAAACCAATTTCTTCTAATAATTTTGTTACACTACCGTGCTCTATGAAACGATCTGGAATACCCATTCTTTCAATTAATGCACTATGGTATCCGTTCTCAGATGCAAATTCAACTACTCCAGTTCCAAAACCACCGATTAAACAAGCTTCTTCAATCGTTAAAATCGGTATATTTTTTCCTAAGAGATCATGTAAATACGCTTCATCCATTGGTTTAATAAAGCGAGCGTTCACTACTTTCACTGAAACTCCAGCCTTTTCAAGACGCTCTGCTGCTTCCATTGCCATTGGAATTGTCGTACCAAATGTTAAAATAGCTGCCTGCGTACCTTCTTTTAACGTTTCCCATGTGCCGATTGGAATTGCCTTTAATTCTTCGTCCATATGAACGCCAAGACCATTACCACGTGCATAACGTAAAGCGATTGGTCCATCTTCATATTGCATCGCCGTATACACTAAATGTTGCCCTTCATTTTCATCTTTTGGCATCATTATTACCATATTCGGTAAATGACGTAAAAACGAGATATCAAATACACCTTGATGTGTTTCACCGTCTGCTCCTACTAATCCAGAGCGATCTATTCCGATGAAAACATTTAAATTTTGACGACATATATCATGAACAACTTGGTCATATGCTCTTTGTAAAAACGTTGAATAAATTGCTAAGAATGGTTTCATCCCTTGCGTTGCCATACCTGCTGCCATTGTTGTAGCATGCTGTTCTGCAATACCTACATCGATCATACGATTCGGGAATTCCTTTTGGAATTTCTCAAGTTTCGATCCAACAGGCATTGCAGGCGTAATTGCAACAATACGCTCATCTTCTCTCGCCAACTTAAGTACTGTTTCACTAACAACAGCACTCCATGCTGGTGCAACTTCCTTCGGTTTAACGAAGTCACCTGACTCAATTTTATACGGGCCTGTTCCATGCCAAGTTCCAATTACGTCACTCTCAGCTGGTTTATAACCTTTTCCTTTTTTCGTAATCACATGAACAAGTACTGGACCTTTTGTTTTCTTTGCATATTGCAACGTTTCGAATAACTTTTCATAATCGTGCCCATCGACTGGACCTAAATATGTAAAGCCTAACTCTTCGAAAAATACGCCTGATACTAGTAAATATTTAAGACTATCTTTTATTTTCTCTGCTGTTGCAGCCACTTTCCCACCGACTGCTGGGATTTTTTTCAATATATACTCTAGTTCATCTTTTACCCAATGGTATTTTCCTGCGGTACGTAAACGACCAAGTACATTATGAAGCGCACCAACGTTTGGTGCAATTGACATTTCATTGTCATTCAAAATAACAATCATGTCTGTCTTTTCATGCCCAATATGGTTCAATGCCTCTAAGGCCATTCCACCTGTTAAAGCACCATCTCCAATGATTGGTATAACATATTCTTTCGTTTTCTTTAAATCACGTGCTAAAGCCATTCCCATTGCAGCAGATAGTGATGTCGAGCTATGACCTGTTTCCCATACATCGTGCTCACTCTCACAACGTTTTGGAAAACCACATAGACCTTGATATTGCCTTAATGTACCGAATTCTTTCGCACGTCCTGTTAAAATTTTATGTACATAGGATTGATGTCCTACATCCCATAAAAATTTATCTTTCGGACTATCAAATAATTTATGCAGAGCAATTGTGAGTTCTACTACACCTAAGTTAGGTGCAATATGTCCACCTGTTTGAGAGAGCTCTTCAATTAAAAATTTACGAATATCCTCACTCAATCCCTCTAGTTCACTGATAGACATATCTTTCAAAAAACTAGGGTTTTGAATTTGCGTTAGATCCACATGGATCACTCACTTTCATTTCATAATCTGTCAACATGTCAAATATTATAAAAAACATTTACACAACACAAGAAATTTTCTTTTCTATCCTTTATCTTACCCTGCTATCAACCAATCTATTGTGCCCTAATCCTATTATAAACCATATTTCTTTATGCGTTGAAAAAAATAGCCGCTAACACGAAGTGATAACGGCAATGTAATCTACATATATTTTTGCCAATAACAAGAAAAGAAAAACCTTTTCCTACATTTATATCATAAAATGATGAATGACTCAACAAATGAAAACGCTGTTATATTAGTTATTACGTTTTGCAATCAAATCGCAAATAGATAGTAAATATTCATCTTGTAATTGCAAGGAGCTAATCGCATCTTTTGCTTTTGCAATTGTTTCTTCTAAAATATTCTTTGCTCTATCTACAGTAAATAACGTCGTATATGTGCTCTTTTCGTTGGAAACATCACTACCAATCGGTTTTCCAATCTCTTCTTCGGTTCCTTCTACATCTAAAATATCATCTCGAATTTGGAAAGCTAGGCCAATATTTTTTGCAAACTCAAGTAACTTTTCTTCCTGCTCTTTTGTAGCATTAGAAAGTATCGCTCCTGCAAGTACAGCGAATTCAAGTAGTTTCCCGGTCTTATGCTTATGAATATACTCTAACTCATCAATCGTAAGTTGTTTCCCTTCAGCTTCCATATCCGCCACTTGTCCGCCAACCATTCCTTCCGGCCCAGCTGCTTTTGCAAGCTCAAGTACAAGTCTTACTTTTTTTTCAGCAGAGATTTCTTTTTGCTCATATGCCATAACAATTTGAAAAGCATACGTCAACAAACCATCTCCTGCTAAAACTGCCATTGCTTCACCAAATACTTTATGATTCGTGGGCTTTCCTCTTCTTAAATCATCATCATCCATACAAGGTAAATCATCATGAACTAACGAGTATGTATGTATCATTTCAAGAGCACAAGCTGCACCTACTCCAAGATTTCTTTCTTTCCCAAACGCTTGTAATGTTGCAAATAAAAGTAACGGGCGGAGACGTTTTCCACCCGCTTCCAAAGAATATGCCATCGCTTCACGAAGTACATTTGGACATTGTAATTCATTTGCATAGCTTACAAGCTTCTCTTCTACGAAAGTTTTACTTTCTTTCAAAAAAGTATCAAAAGCGATTTTCACTATGCTTCATCTCCTAAAGCAGTAAACGGTTCAAGCTCTCCATCTTCTCCAAGAATAACTGCCATTTGTTCTTGTACGTTCTTCAACTTCTCATCGCAAAGCTTAGATAATTCCATACCCTCTTTAAAATAAGAAATCGCTTCTTCTAAAGGTACATCACCTTGCTCTAGCTTAGATACGAGATGCTCAAGTTGCGAAATTGCCTCTTCAAAACTCACTTTATTTTCCATTATTCAATTCACGCTCCTCTATGCCTGATACGCTACAATCTAGTATTCCATCTTGTAATTGAACTGAAACAGCATCTCCAAGGCTGATATCTTTCACACTTTTTAACACTTGCTTCTCTTCATCATATACAAGCCCGTACCCTCTCATCATTACTTTAAGCGGACTTAATGCTTCAAGTTTTTGAGCAGCTCTTACAAAGGCAAATTCTTTCGTTTGAAGTAAAGTTTGCATTTCACGTTGTAATTGCTTTTGCAACGTTTCAATCGCTACCTTTGTTTGTATAATTTTTTGAGATGGGTGGTGCTTCTCTAAATAAAATGAAAGCTGTTTTAACTGATTCACCTTTTTATCAATGTAGCGCTCTTTCGCTAAAACAAGCTGTTCTAACGCTCTATCTAATTGCTCTTCCTTTTGTTCATATACTTGTCTTGGATAACGGAATGCATAAGATTTTTGCAATACTTGTAATTTTTCTTCTTTTTTATGTACTAACTCTCTCATTGCTCTTTGCAATCTTAGAGTTCTTTGTAATACCTTTTCTTGTAACTCTATAACGTTCGGTGCTGCTAGTTCAGCTGCTGCAGTCGGTGTTGGTGCACGTAAATCGGCAACAAAATCTGCGATTGTAAAATCTGTTTCATGCCCTACTGCTGAAATAATAGGAATTTCGCTCTTAAAGATTGCTCTTGCAACCACTTCCTCATTGAAAGCCCATAATTCCTCAATAGAACCTCCCCCGCGCCCAACAATTAATACATCTATATCTCCCATTTCATTCGCTGTACGAATCGCTTGTACAATCGAGGGAGCTGCTGACTCCCCCTGTACAAGTACTGGAAATACAATAACATTCCCAATTGGATAACGACGTTTAATCGTTGTTATGATATCACGAATCGCAGCTCCTGTTGGCGACGTAATTACCCCTATTGTTTTAGCATAAGGAGGGATTATTTTTTTATAAACTTGAGAAAACAATCCTTCTTCCTCTAAACGAACTTTTAATTGTTCGTAAGCCAAATGCAAATTTCCGACTCCGTCAGGTTGCATGTCTTGAATATAAATTTGATAAGAACCACTCGCCTCGTAAACAGAGATTTTCCCTTTTACAAGTACCTTCATCCCATTTTCAGGTCTGAATTTAATATTACGATTATGACCCGCAAACATAACCGCTGCGATTCTGGCATTTTCGTCTTTCAATGTAAAATACATGTGACCACGACTATGATTTTTAAAGTTGGAAATTTCACCTTTTAACCAAACAGACTGTAAATGCGGGTCATATTCTATTTTTGTTTTTATATAGCGTGTTAATGCTGTAACGGTTAAATATTGTTTCTCCATTTCTCTCTCCTCATAGCCGACTCAAATTATTTACAAACGACACCTGCGCGTTTGGCAGATTCAACAGTATTATGAAGAAGCATTGTAATCGTCATTGGACCAACACCCTTTGGCACAGGCGTAATGTAACCCGCAACGTCTAACACGTTGTCAAAGTCAACATCACCACAAAGCTTGCCTGTTTCTAATCGATTCACACCAACGTCAATTACAACCGCGCCTTCTTTCATATAATCAGCTGTTACCATTTTAGGTCGTCCAACAGCTACGATTAAAATATCAGCTAACTTCGATAATTCTTTAATATTTTGCGTCTTAGAATGACAATATGTGACAGTTGCATTTTCATTTAAGAACAATTGCCCCACTGGTTTGCCGACAATATTACTTCTTCCAATTATTACAACATGTTTTCCCGAAATATCAAGATTCGTTTCTTTTACTAATTCTACAATACCATGCGGTGTACATGGAAGGAATGTATCTTGTCCCGTCATCATACGTCCCACGCTGATTGGGTGAAATCCATCTACATCCTTTTCTGGTGAAATTCTTTCAATGATAGCTTTTTCTTCAATATGTTTTGGTAAAGGTAATTGCACTAATATGCCATTAATGCGGTCATCGCCATTTAAGCGATCGATTTCAGCAAGCAAACGTTCCTCAGTAATCGTTTCAGGAAGTTCAATTAGCTCAGAATAAATTCCTACTTGTTCACAGCCTTTTTCTTTTCCTTTTACGTAAGAACGAGATGCTGGATCTTCTCCCACTAAAATCACTGCTAATCCTGGTACAATCC
This region includes:
- the ispA gene encoding (2E,6E)-farnesyl diphosphate synthase; this translates as MKIAFDTFLKESKTFVEEKLVSYANELQCPNVLREAMAYSLEAGGKRLRPLLLFATLQAFGKERNLGVGAACALEMIHTYSLVHDDLPCMDDDDLRRGKPTNHKVFGEAMAVLAGDGLLTYAFQIVMAYEQKEISAEKKVRLVLELAKAAGPEGMVGGQVADMEAEGKQLTIDELEYIHKHKTGKLLEFAVLAGAILSNATKEQEEKLLEFAKNIGLAFQIRDDILDVEGTEEEIGKPIGSDVSNEKSTYTTLFTVDRAKNILEETIAKAKDAISSLQLQDEYLLSICDLIAKRNN
- the xseA gene encoding exodeoxyribonuclease VII large subunit, whose translation is MEKQYLTVTALTRYIKTKIEYDPHLQSVWLKGEISNFKNHSRGHMYFTLKDENARIAAVMFAGHNRNIKFRPENGMKVLVKGKISVYEASGSYQIYIQDMQPDGVGNLHLAYEQLKVRLEEEGLFSQVYKKIIPPYAKTIGVITSPTGAAIRDIITTIKRRYPIGNVIVFPVLVQGESAAPSIVQAIRTANEMGDIDVLIVGRGGGSIEELWAFNEEVVARAIFKSEIPIISAVGHETDFTIADFVADLRAPTPTAAAELAAPNVIELQEKVLQRTLRLQRAMRELVHKKEEKLQVLQKSYAFRYPRQVYEQKEEQLDRALEQLVLAKERYIDKKVNQLKQLSFYLEKHHPSQKIIQTKVAIETLQKQLQREMQTLLQTKEFAFVRAAQKLEALSPLKVMMRGYGLVYDEEKQVLKSVKDISLGDAVSVQLQDGILDCSVSGIEERELNNGK
- the folD gene encoding bifunctional methylenetetrahydrofolate dehydrogenase/methenyltetrahydrofolate cyclohydrolase FolD; amino-acid sequence: MVAVIIKGNEVAEKKRAQLTEEVVKLKEQGIVPGLAVILVGEDPASRSYVKGKEKGCEQVGIYSELIELPETITEERLLAEIDRLNGDDRINGILVQLPLPKHIEEKAIIERISPEKDVDGFHPISVGRMMTGQDTFLPCTPHGIVELVKETNLDISGKHVVIIGRSNIVGKPVGQLFLNENATVTYCHSKTQNIKELSKLADILIVAVGRPKMVTADYMKEGAVVIDVGVNRLETGKLCGDVDFDNVLDVAGYITPVPKGVGPMTITMLLHNTVESAKRAGVVCK
- a CDS encoding TlyA family RNA methyltransferase — encoded protein: MSAKKERVDVLLVERGLIETREKAKRAIMAGLVYANEMRLDKPGEKIPQDTEITVKGQVMPYVSRGGYKLEKALETFHLDLQDKVMIDIGSSTGGFTDCALQNGAKLSYALDVGYNQLAWKLRQDERVVVMERTNFRYVTPADLERGLPQFASIDVSFISLKLILPVLKTMLMLNGDVAALIKPQFEAGREQVGKKGIVRDRKVHEAVVEMIVDFALKEGYDVEGLTFSPITGGDGNIEFLIHLKWHGERDESGKNHSPISIEQVVTEAHDVLKQKGKGE
- the spoIVB gene encoding SpoIVB peptidase; this translates as MNKLKLERFRKIIGLCLLVSLVFIGCFKPLRTFISSPKQLVVFEGQQSEIASLPVFKASSTNSHVFTVSSNEQKQGLMVNSHQNGEADMVFQIAGFPVKKVNVKVLKDFKVIPGGQSIGVKLNTKGVLVVGHHLIQTEKGKISPGETAGVQIGDMITEINGKTIERMSDVAPFIHSSGETGEPLNLVLLRDGKYIRTKLTPQKDSGESSYRIGLYIRDSAAGIGTMTFVHPDSMKYGALGHVISDNDTKKPIQVEDGQIMRSTVTSIERGSHGNPGEKLARFSPDREVIGNITINSPYGIFGKLNTNMTNGVMDKAMPIALSHQVKEGPAKILTVIDQDKVEAFDIEVVSTVPQKFPATKGMVIKVTDKRLLAKTGGIVQGMSGSPIVQNGKVIGAVTHVFVNDPTSGYGVHIEWMLHEAGINIYDQEKKAS
- the recN gene encoding DNA repair protein RecN, translated to MLSELSIRNFAIIEALNISFQKGLTVLSGETGAGKSIIIDAISLLVGGRGSAEFVRYGTEKAEIEGLFYVEDDKHPCIEKAEELDIEIEDGMIILKRDIAANGKSVCRVNGKLVTLSILKEIGKTLVDIHGQHETQDLMNEERHLFMLDHFDGERIVKQLDIYQTVYADYEKLKKQLKSLSENEQQMAHRLDLIQFQHEEIRKADLKKDEENELNEERLQISNFEKIYKALGDAYRSLSADGQGLDNVRSAMGQMESITHLDEVYQENHDSIANSYYLLEEVAYQLRENLDMMEYDPNRLDEIETRLNEIRMLKRKYGNNVEEILAYADKIEQEIFTIENKDVHIETTKKQLKELESVILKEATLLSNMRHELAEHLTNAIHQELKELYMEKTKFEVRIMKREGNAEEPLVEGAPVRLTADGYDHVEFYISTNPGEPLKPLSKVASGGELSRIILALKSIFSKHQGIASVIFDEVDTGVSGRVAQAIAEKIYRVSVNSQVLCITHLPQVASMADSHLFIRKQVANDRTITSVTVLTMEDKVTEIARMISGVEITDLTTEHAKELLTQAHHFKQTAEAIQ
- the dxs gene encoding 1-deoxy-D-xylulose-5-phosphate synthase gives rise to the protein MDLTQIQNPSFLKDMSISELEGLSEDIRKFLIEELSQTGGHIAPNLGVVELTIALHKLFDSPKDKFLWDVGHQSYVHKILTGRAKEFGTLRQYQGLCGFPKRCESEHDVWETGHSSTSLSAAMGMALARDLKKTKEYVIPIIGDGALTGGMALEALNHIGHEKTDMIVILNDNEMSIAPNVGALHNVLGRLRTAGKYHWVKDELEYILKKIPAVGGKVAATAEKIKDSLKYLLVSGVFFEELGFTYLGPVDGHDYEKLFETLQYAKKTKGPVLVHVITKKGKGYKPAESDVIGTWHGTGPYKIESGDFVKPKEVAPAWSAVVSETVLKLAREDERIVAITPAMPVGSKLEKFQKEFPNRMIDVGIAEQHATTMAAGMATQGMKPFLAIYSTFLQRAYDQVVHDICRQNLNVFIGIDRSGLVGADGETHQGVFDISFLRHLPNMVIMMPKDENEGQHLVYTAMQYEDGPIALRYARGNGLGVHMDEELKAIPIGTWETLKEGTQAAILTFGTTIPMAMEAAERLEKAGVSVKVVNARFIKPMDEAYLHDLLGKNIPILTIEEACLIGGFGTGVVEFASENGYHSALIERMGIPDRFIEHGSVTKLLEEIGLTTDAVVDRIHTMIPSKQKRA
- the xseB gene encoding exodeoxyribonuclease VII small subunit, translating into MENKVSFEEAISQLEHLVSKLEQGDVPLEEAISYFKEGMELSKLCDEKLKNVQEQMAVILGEDGELEPFTALGDEA
- the argR gene encoding arginine repressor ArgR, which produces MNKGQRHIKIREIIANKEIETQDELVDILRNEGFNVTQATVSRDIKELHLVKVPLHDGRYKYSLPADQRFNPLQKLKRNLVDSFVKLDTAGHMLVLKTLPGNAHSLGALIDHLEWDEIIGTICGDDTCLIICRTPEDTGVVSDRFLNML